Proteins from one Paenibacillus amylolyticus genomic window:
- a CDS encoding ArpU family phage packaging/lysis transcriptional regulator: MELMLPELDRRKTQTAVEAALEKYRIYKTIAFEEREVMVTASYAERFHGATNVTGDSTARTAIYNVDVQRARQAYCDTIDFIVSRLSEKERVLVCERYLKDDDVFDYKVYNHVFDPPVSKDTYTKIRTRAFYKMALALSDRGLINMEPLSVSRKERQKLG; encoded by the coding sequence ATGGAATTAATGCTGCCCGAATTGGACCGACGTAAAACGCAAACGGCTGTTGAAGCTGCGCTGGAGAAATATCGAATCTATAAAACGATTGCATTTGAAGAACGCGAGGTTATGGTGACGGCAAGTTATGCCGAGCGGTTCCATGGTGCAACCAATGTGACGGGGGATTCCACAGCGAGAACCGCGATCTATAATGTGGACGTGCAGCGTGCGCGTCAGGCATACTGCGATACGATCGATTTTATTGTATCCCGGCTAAGTGAGAAGGAGCGTGTACTCGTCTGTGAGCGATATCTGAAAGACGATGATGTGTTTGACTATAAAGTGTATAACCATGTGTTTGATCCGCCTGTCAGCAAGGATACGTATACGAAGATTCGTACGCGTGCTTTCTATAAAATGGCGCTGGCTCTGTCCGATCGCGGTCTGATTAATATGGAGCCTTTGTCTGTGTCTCGGAAAGAGCGGCAGAAGCTGGGTTGA
- a CDS encoding VOC family protein, protein MMITGIFETHLNVTDLDRSHHFYETVLGLPHAYGQKERGNSFYWIGGKGNAMLGLWQKEPSQVQRQHFAFHVSLEDMKDAVAHLENKGIETHNFLNDDIGELYVFGWMPAVSVYFNDPDGHSLEFIAMLPDEAKPELGMVPWSEWEKIQGRSV, encoded by the coding sequence ATGATGATTACAGGCATATTTGAAACACATCTAAACGTGACGGATCTGGATAGATCCCATCATTTCTATGAAACAGTCCTGGGTTTACCCCATGCCTACGGGCAGAAGGAACGCGGTAATTCCTTCTATTGGATAGGTGGGAAAGGCAATGCCATGTTGGGATTGTGGCAAAAAGAACCGTCCCAGGTGCAGCGTCAGCATTTTGCTTTCCATGTATCCTTGGAAGATATGAAAGATGCGGTTGCGCATTTGGAGAATAAAGGGATTGAGACACACAACTTCCTGAATGATGATATCGGTGAACTGTACGTCTTTGGATGGATGCCTGCGGTATCTGTATATTTTAACGACCCGGATGGTCATTCGCTGGAATTCATCGCCATGCTTCCGGATGAAGCGAAGCCGGAACTTGGCATGGTGCCGTGGAGTGAGTGGGAGAAGATACAGGGGCGCAGTGTATGA
- a CDS encoding NAD(P)H-dependent oxidoreductase, which yields MNILILAGSNRNNATSTRLGEYAVEIIRGQGHQASLFDLYQTPLPFYAPDEKQADHEHLADLNTRMLAADAIILSTPEYHGSISGVLKNALDHLSQAHFSGKPVLSISSSGGAVGVSSLLQLQAIVRNLHGINAQEWISIGGAQRRRFEATFDGYEEYEGSQDIEDRVQRVLGSFLNLAQALTSARNSSMS from the coding sequence ATGAATATTTTGATTTTGGCAGGCAGCAACCGGAATAATGCAACCAGTACACGTCTGGGAGAGTATGCGGTGGAGATCATTCGGGGTCAGGGACATCAGGCCAGCCTGTTTGATCTATATCAGACCCCGCTTCCATTCTACGCACCAGATGAGAAACAAGCTGATCACGAACATCTGGCAGATCTGAACACACGTATGCTCGCGGCGGACGCAATCATCCTGTCTACACCGGAGTATCACGGCAGTATTAGCGGTGTGCTCAAAAATGCACTGGATCACCTGAGTCAAGCTCATTTCAGCGGCAAACCCGTCTTATCCATCAGCTCCTCTGGCGGAGCCGTGGGGGTAAGTTCGCTTTTACAACTGCAAGCGATTGTTCGCAATCTGCACGGTATCAATGCTCAAGAGTGGATCTCCATTGGGGGTGCACAGCGCAGACGATTCGAAGCGACATTTGACGGATACGAAGAGTACGAAGGCAGTCAGGATATAGAGGACCGGGTGCAGCGAGTTCTTGGATCGTTTTTAAATCTGGCTCAGGCGTTAACGAGTGCGCGGAACTCATCCATGAGCTAA
- a CDS encoding DUF4127 family protein — protein MKTVLYVPLDDRPANLDDVIVQGKAAGIHIVTPNLSDLKNRLDSEKTVDGTTLLGTSTPVYGKPSNIHDFILKHAAKVDGFIISSDMLAYGGLIGSRQLREDGGGAYPEYDGETTRLLDVIRVIKQKYPRKPVFVMDTIMRLATTSFADGLALDAYNESRALMQQPRQTYTEFEDIIEGYNLSPDGVEYGSTTYFDKEQYYNTRQHKFKTNLYILDQLARTGYIDFLAVGVDDANTQGVQINEINYVEARINEWLGGTHGQNPDRAIILPDADGLGHALVARMANQLFRGGAKTRYAVKYFGPHGNTIINTYEYMDVHENVVRHVDIVGGVLVADSAYPEPEVVPDPMASVENEQLVAVSAEQVVPFDMASELDRMTKGHPGNSGENTGVDIEIIAITALDQVQAALEQLTLNGEQGLPSVLIDFVGKGPANVDVAEALLNSPYTGRVLGYSAWNTPGNKIGLAVGMGQSRYALITTEKHEHKLRDAMNAHGSLLFKRFLKDYYYKAVAIAEIRTYSRAHALYTNVATLSDQNMLLFNSEEDYAHLQTLLRDLMQTYTTALANKTAFQTGNLAIKQICNDELSYAAYDTALLEYANPDFIWGRAFEITLNPQVTLN, from the coding sequence ATGAAAACAGTATTGTATGTTCCACTGGATGATCGTCCAGCGAATCTGGATGATGTGATTGTGCAAGGGAAAGCAGCCGGTATCCATATCGTTACACCGAACCTGAGTGATCTTAAGAATCGTCTGGACTCGGAGAAAACCGTAGATGGCACAACGCTGCTCGGTACCTCCACGCCTGTTTATGGAAAACCATCTAACATTCATGACTTTATTCTGAAACATGCTGCCAAGGTCGACGGATTCATTATTTCATCCGATATGCTCGCCTATGGCGGTCTGATTGGCAGTCGTCAGCTCCGCGAAGATGGTGGAGGTGCCTATCCAGAATATGATGGGGAAACCACGCGTTTGCTGGACGTGATCCGCGTGATCAAGCAGAAATATCCACGTAAACCTGTATTCGTAATGGATACCATCATGCGTCTGGCTACAACCTCGTTTGCAGATGGTTTGGCACTTGATGCATATAATGAGTCCCGTGCGTTGATGCAGCAGCCACGTCAGACATACACCGAGTTTGAGGATATTATCGAAGGTTATAACCTGTCCCCGGATGGGGTGGAATATGGGTCAACGACCTATTTTGATAAAGAACAGTATTACAATACAAGACAGCATAAATTCAAAACAAACCTGTACATTCTGGATCAGCTGGCTCGCACCGGTTATATCGATTTCCTCGCCGTTGGCGTCGACGATGCCAATACGCAAGGGGTTCAGATCAATGAAATCAACTATGTAGAAGCACGAATCAATGAATGGCTCGGTGGAACCCATGGACAAAATCCGGATCGTGCCATCATCTTGCCGGATGCGGATGGTTTGGGGCATGCTTTGGTTGCTCGTATGGCAAACCAGTTGTTCCGAGGCGGGGCGAAGACACGTTACGCCGTGAAATATTTTGGTCCTCACGGCAATACGATCATTAACACATATGAATACATGGACGTACACGAGAATGTCGTTCGTCACGTGGATATTGTGGGCGGTGTGCTTGTGGCGGATTCGGCATATCCTGAACCGGAGGTGGTACCAGATCCGATGGCTAGTGTGGAAAATGAACAGCTGGTGGCTGTATCAGCCGAGCAAGTTGTTCCATTTGACATGGCTTCCGAATTGGATCGTATGACCAAGGGTCACCCGGGAAATTCCGGAGAGAATACAGGCGTCGACATCGAGATTATTGCGATTACCGCTTTGGATCAGGTGCAGGCTGCGTTGGAGCAGTTGACGCTGAATGGTGAGCAAGGTCTGCCTTCGGTATTGATTGATTTTGTGGGGAAAGGACCAGCCAATGTCGATGTTGCTGAAGCGTTGCTTAACAGTCCATATACCGGACGGGTGCTGGGTTACAGTGCGTGGAATACACCGGGCAACAAGATCGGTCTTGCCGTAGGCATGGGACAGTCCAGATACGCGTTGATCACCACGGAGAAGCATGAACATAAGTTGCGTGATGCGATGAATGCACATGGCTCGTTGTTGTTTAAACGCTTCCTGAAGGACTATTACTATAAAGCGGTAGCAATTGCAGAGATTCGCACGTATTCCCGAGCCCATGCGCTGTATACCAACGTGGCTACCCTTTCGGATCAAAATATGTTGCTGTTCAACTCCGAGGAAGACTATGCTCATTTGCAAACATTGCTCCGTGATCTGATGCAGACGTATACTACGGCGCTTGCGAATAAAACCGCCTTCCAGACAGGCAATCTGGCGATCAAACAGATCTGTAACGACGAATTATCCTATGCGGCGTATGATACTGCGCTGTTGGAATATGCGAATCCCGATTTCATCTGGGGCCGTGCGTTTGAGATTACATTGAACCCGCAGGTTACGCTGAACTAA
- a CDS encoding YbaK/EbsC family protein, which produces MALADVGEDTIVTCKHCGYAANLEKADYQTSGDKDELKGRSEVSAVYANADSAVQADEPSGVKSVVRISTPGVRTIAELSAFVGEGANHMIKTLLYLADGQLVAALVRGDHELNDIALKQVLGAEELTLADDAAIAAHPSLKVGFLGPIGLNLPMVVDADVAVMKSAITGANEVDVHVSGVRPGIDFALERVERIRFAAEGDACPTCASPLVFTRGIEVGHIFKLGTKYSDAMGASFLDRNGRKCAPVMGCYGIGVSRIMAAIAEQYAGDEGIRWPAAVAPYDVHLIPVSWKDEQQRELTLDLEQQLVDGGYTVLVDERDERPGVKFKDAELIGLPVQIVIGRGAAEGQVELGSHALAASGESKRIGLTAQEAISYVKEQLTF; this is translated from the coding sequence ATGGCTCTTGCTGATGTGGGTGAGGACACAATTGTCACCTGCAAACATTGTGGATATGCTGCGAATCTGGAGAAAGCTGATTATCAGACTTCAGGAGATAAAGATGAACTAAAAGGGAGATCGGAAGTTTCGGCTGTCTATGCGAATGCAGACTCCGCCGTTCAAGCGGATGAGCCATCAGGAGTGAAGAGCGTAGTACGCATATCGACACCAGGCGTTCGTACGATTGCAGAATTAAGCGCCTTTGTGGGCGAAGGTGCTAATCATATGATCAAAACACTGCTGTATCTGGCAGATGGTCAGCTCGTTGCTGCCCTTGTACGTGGAGATCATGAACTGAATGACATCGCATTGAAGCAGGTATTAGGTGCAGAGGAATTGACCCTTGCAGACGATGCAGCCATTGCGGCACATCCGAGTCTGAAGGTCGGTTTTCTGGGTCCGATTGGTCTGAATCTGCCGATGGTGGTGGACGCTGATGTGGCAGTGATGAAGAGCGCTATTACAGGAGCCAATGAAGTGGATGTGCATGTTTCCGGCGTACGCCCAGGCATTGATTTTGCATTGGAGCGAGTAGAGCGAATTCGCTTTGCTGCTGAAGGGGACGCTTGTCCTACATGTGCCTCACCGCTTGTTTTTACCAGAGGCATTGAGGTTGGACACATTTTCAAATTGGGAACGAAATATAGTGATGCCATGGGCGCTTCATTCCTGGATCGTAATGGTCGCAAGTGTGCGCCAGTCATGGGATGTTACGGCATTGGCGTATCCCGAATAATGGCCGCGATAGCTGAGCAATATGCAGGAGATGAAGGCATAAGATGGCCTGCTGCTGTGGCGCCATATGATGTACATCTCATCCCGGTAAGCTGGAAGGATGAGCAGCAGCGTGAGCTTACCCTGGACCTAGAACAACAATTGGTCGATGGCGGTTATACGGTATTGGTTGATGAACGGGATGAACGTCCTGGTGTGAAATTCAAGGATGCGGAGCTGATCGGATTGCCTGTGCAGATCGTGATTGGCCGAGGCGCAGCAGAAGGACAGGTTGAATTGGGATCCCATGCACTGGCAGCATCAGGTGAATCGAAACGGATCGGCTTAACGGCCCAGGAAGCTATAAGTTATGTAAAGGAACAGCTCACTTTCTAG
- the proS gene encoding proline--tRNA ligase: protein MRQSELLVPTLREAPAEADAAGHRWLLRSGMIRQLAAGIYSYLPLGRRILLNVERIVREEMDRAGCQEVLLPIMQPAELWEESGRYTQYGPELMRLKDRHAREFALGPTHEEVVTALARDEVNSYRKLPFTLYQIGTKFRDERRPRFGLLRGREFIMKDAYSFASDWEELDRTYQAMNTAYSRILERCGLDYIRVEADAGTIGGQGKHTSSWLLLMWVRTQLSPANIVDMLRIWRKLIIRLQEIKMN from the coding sequence ATGCGTCAAAGTGAATTGCTTGTTCCAACATTACGTGAAGCGCCAGCGGAGGCAGATGCTGCAGGACATCGCTGGTTACTGCGTTCCGGTATGATCCGCCAACTGGCAGCAGGAATCTACAGTTACCTGCCTCTTGGACGCCGTATATTGTTGAACGTTGAACGAATCGTTCGAGAAGAGATGGATCGTGCCGGGTGTCAGGAAGTATTGCTGCCCATTATGCAGCCAGCCGAACTGTGGGAAGAGTCTGGAAGGTACACACAGTATGGTCCTGAATTAATGCGTCTGAAGGATCGTCATGCAAGGGAATTTGCTCTTGGACCAACACATGAAGAGGTTGTAACTGCGTTGGCGCGGGATGAGGTGAACTCGTATCGTAAGCTGCCCTTCACGCTGTACCAGATCGGAACCAAATTCCGGGATGAACGCCGTCCTCGATTTGGATTGCTGCGCGGCCGTGAATTTATTATGAAAGATGCGTACTCTTTTGCTTCGGATTGGGAAGAGCTTGATCGTACCTATCAGGCGATGAACACAGCGTATAGTCGCATTTTGGAGCGTTGCGGTCTGGACTATATCCGTGTTGAGGCGGACGCAGGAACGATTGGCGGTCAAGGGAAACACACGAGTTCATGGCTCTTGCTGATGTGGGTGAGGACACAATTGTCACCTGCAAACATTGTGGATATGCTGCGAATCTGGAGAAAGCTGATTATCAGACTTCAGGAGATAAAGATGAACTAA
- a CDS encoding ImmA/IrrE family metallo-endopeptidase: MDDIVTKLIRKHRTNCPFSIARAVGIQIRFTNLGKSTKGLYFRKLRRRFIVIHNDLPPEWQRFVCAHELGHDRLHKGINRFFLEEHSYFAPGKLERQANRFAIQLLTSGVMPEPEESLEKFCLRTGLPREAQHFFYTI; encoded by the coding sequence ATGGATGACATCGTAACAAAGCTGATTCGAAAACACCGGACCAACTGCCCGTTCAGCATTGCCCGTGCGGTTGGCATACAGATTCGTTTCACCAATTTGGGGAAATCCACCAAAGGACTGTACTTTCGGAAGCTCCGGCGCAGGTTTATCGTCATACACAATGATTTGCCGCCGGAATGGCAACGGTTCGTATGCGCCCATGAGCTTGGCCATGATCGGCTTCATAAAGGAATTAATCGCTTCTTTCTGGAGGAGCATTCCTATTTTGCACCAGGCAAGCTCGAACGACAGGCCAACCGTTTTGCCATTCAATTGCTAACCTCTGGCGTGATGCCCGAACCGGAAGAATCTTTGGAGAAATTTTGTTTGCGTACCGGACTGCCGCGTGAAGCGCAGCATTTTTTTTACACCATTTAA
- a CDS encoding 5'-nucleotidase C-terminal domain-containing protein has translation MKIWKNYVSLLLTVCLLFGSVGIAAAATDTTPGTGKHITILHTNDTHARAVESSPAMGFAKVAGIADKYRSENPNTLLLDAGDAVHGTTFATLVNGESIVKVMNEMGYQAIVPGNHEFNYGSDRLIELADMMNFPMLSANVKKKDGTRLFDPYLIKEVDGVKIGIIALTTPETLYKTNPKNVEGLDITDPSAEAKVLVNEIRSKVDVVVVLGHLGQDASSTDTSFKVVKDVPGIDVFIDGHSHTVLQDGLVSDNGTLIASAGEYTNYVGVIDLWVDGGKVTKKQATLIDETEAKDIKPNEKVATLVNAIQKEQEPILKEEVANTAILLDGKREQVRAGETNLGDLLADAIRDVSKADIALTNGGGIRASIEKGVVTKGDIITVLPFGNQVVTLEVKGSDILAALEVGVGSYPEPSGGFPQVSGIKFKIDASAAEGSRVHSVTVGDKAIDPEATYTLATNDFTAVGGDEYTMFAKYPTTGMYGALDEALINYMQKLGAVDIQTDGRISEAKKPAVEPEAPAEETPAPTKPQPETPKPEKPVKPTPSKPAPAKLHVVKSGDTLYSISKQYGTTWQALQKLNNIKNPHWIYPGQQLKLPAAS, from the coding sequence ATGAAAATCTGGAAGAATTACGTTTCACTTCTGCTAACGGTCTGTTTGCTGTTTGGCAGTGTAGGTATTGCTGCGGCTGCAACGGACACCACGCCGGGCACAGGCAAACACATTACCATCCTACATACGAATGATACGCATGCTCGTGCAGTTGAATCTTCACCTGCGATGGGTTTTGCCAAAGTAGCTGGAATCGCTGACAAATATCGTAGCGAAAACCCCAACACACTCCTGCTTGATGCTGGAGATGCTGTACATGGTACAACATTTGCCACGCTTGTGAATGGTGAGAGCATCGTGAAAGTCATGAATGAAATGGGATACCAAGCCATCGTACCGGGTAACCACGAATTCAACTATGGTTCAGATCGCCTGATTGAACTGGCAGACATGATGAACTTCCCCATGCTAAGCGCCAACGTGAAGAAGAAAGACGGAACACGTCTCTTCGATCCTTACCTCATCAAAGAGGTGGATGGTGTGAAGATTGGTATCATCGCTTTGACTACACCGGAAACGTTGTACAAAACGAATCCGAAAAACGTGGAAGGTCTTGATATTACAGATCCATCTGCGGAAGCCAAAGTGCTGGTCAACGAAATTCGCAGCAAAGTCGATGTTGTTGTTGTCTTGGGACACCTTGGACAAGACGCATCCAGCACGGATACCAGTTTCAAAGTCGTTAAAGACGTTCCTGGCATCGATGTATTCATTGATGGTCACAGTCACACCGTACTCCAAGATGGCCTTGTATCTGATAACGGAACACTGATCGCAAGTGCAGGAGAATACACGAATTATGTAGGTGTTATCGATCTGTGGGTAGACGGCGGGAAAGTTACGAAGAAACAAGCAACATTAATTGATGAAACGGAAGCAAAAGACATCAAACCGAATGAAAAAGTGGCCACTCTCGTAAACGCCATTCAAAAAGAACAAGAGCCTATCTTGAAAGAAGAAGTAGCCAATACAGCTATTCTGCTGGATGGTAAACGTGAACAGGTACGTGCAGGTGAAACTAACCTGGGTGACCTGCTTGCAGACGCCATTCGTGATGTCAGCAAAGCCGATATTGCCCTGACTAACGGTGGTGGTATCCGTGCTTCCATCGAAAAAGGCGTTGTAACCAAAGGTGATATTATTACGGTACTTCCTTTTGGTAATCAAGTGGTAACTCTTGAAGTGAAAGGGTCTGATATTCTGGCAGCCCTTGAAGTCGGTGTAGGTTCCTACCCGGAACCAAGCGGTGGATTCCCGCAAGTATCCGGCATCAAGTTCAAGATTGATGCTTCCGCTGCAGAAGGAAGTCGTGTACATTCCGTAACGGTTGGCGATAAAGCGATTGATCCGGAAGCAACGTATACACTCGCAACCAATGATTTCACAGCTGTTGGCGGTGACGAGTACACCATGTTTGCCAAATACCCAACAACAGGTATGTATGGTGCGCTGGACGAAGCATTGATCAATTACATGCAGAAGCTTGGCGCTGTAGACATCCAAACAGATGGTCGAATCAGTGAAGCGAAAAAACCTGCAGTAGAGCCGGAAGCTCCAGCAGAAGAAACACCAGCTCCAACCAAACCACAACCAGAAACACCAAAACCGGAAAAACCGGTTAAACCCACACCAAGCAAACCAGCTCCAGCCAAACTGCATGTTGTGAAATCCGGAGATACCCTGTACTCCATCTCCAAACAATACGGCACAACTTGGCAGGCATTGCAAAAGCTGAACAATATCAAAAATCCACACTGGATTTATCCAGGTCAACAATTGAAATTGCCTGCAGCTTCTTAA
- a CDS encoding GAF domain-containing sensor histidine kinase: MNRFRDGRLNHAVNIINCKRLEDAVEFRWGDTHDITHHATVPLRSGDQMLGLLNVAAPAKEHFSDSELALLQGVAYQIGSAMERMRLYRAEQQRADLYSKLGEFSTTLGLAVNGCSNSDAFSIQVVQLLGQHYDWPFAAMIQQKNGIFVLQAVYADNKVRTLSSALVSSEAANHMNRVIHSHRAASLSSIEIAEIFTPCEPEQTMNSIASGIAAPLPYHTPGETGVLVIGMETPDPAQADREVMEAVAEHIAASWESLKLAENRRELARLEERNRLARDLHDSVNQILFSLSLTAKGAESMLSASEQLHPAAEAMKDVRALSQEALKEMRALIMQLRPVGLEAGLIHALQEYGTSQGLQVVVDRTGMQTLPRNIEEALWRIGQEALNNIRKHADVPSAEVTLKLSDHEVVFTVTDQGIGGAKRPNVSSGSSLGLLIMKERAESLGGRLEIVSSSRRGTTVTAVIPLPFKSV; this comes from the coding sequence GTGAACCGCTTCAGGGACGGTCGTCTGAATCATGCGGTCAATATCATTAACTGTAAACGGTTGGAGGATGCGGTGGAATTCCGATGGGGAGACACGCATGATATTACCCACCATGCAACCGTTCCGCTGCGGTCAGGTGATCAGATGTTGGGCCTGCTCAACGTGGCTGCGCCAGCCAAGGAGCATTTTAGCGACAGTGAACTGGCACTGCTGCAGGGCGTGGCGTACCAGATTGGTAGTGCAATGGAGCGGATGAGATTGTATCGTGCGGAGCAGCAACGAGCTGATCTATATTCCAAGCTGGGGGAGTTCAGCACGACCTTGGGTCTTGCGGTGAACGGATGCAGCAATTCGGATGCTTTTTCGATACAAGTTGTACAGTTACTGGGGCAGCATTATGATTGGCCTTTTGCCGCAATGATTCAGCAGAAAAATGGAATATTCGTTCTGCAGGCAGTCTATGCGGACAATAAGGTTCGAACGTTATCCAGTGCGCTGGTATCCTCGGAAGCGGCAAACCATATGAACCGAGTAATCCATAGTCACCGTGCTGCATCTCTTTCTTCAATAGAGATTGCTGAGATATTTACTCCCTGCGAGCCTGAGCAGACTATGAATTCCATTGCCTCGGGGATTGCCGCTCCCCTTCCGTACCATACCCCAGGTGAAACGGGAGTCCTGGTAATCGGAATGGAAACACCAGATCCTGCGCAGGCAGACCGTGAAGTAATGGAGGCAGTGGCTGAGCATATTGCGGCCTCCTGGGAGAGTCTGAAGCTGGCGGAGAATCGCCGTGAACTGGCACGATTGGAAGAGAGAAACCGGTTGGCTCGCGATCTGCATGATTCGGTTAATCAGATTCTATTCTCACTATCGTTAACTGCCAAAGGTGCGGAAAGTATGTTATCTGCATCTGAACAGCTGCACCCGGCCGCGGAAGCGATGAAGGATGTTCGGGCTTTGTCTCAGGAAGCTCTTAAGGAAATGCGCGCATTGATCATGCAGCTCCGTCCCGTTGGGCTGGAAGCAGGGCTGATCCATGCGCTCCAGGAATATGGTACCAGCCAGGGTCTCCAAGTCGTGGTGGATCGAACTGGGATGCAGACTCTGCCCCGTAATATAGAGGAAGCCTTGTGGCGAATCGGGCAGGAAGCACTGAATAATATACGGAAACACGCTGATGTTCCTTCTGCTGAGGTCACTCTCAAGTTAAGTGATCATGAAGTGGTGTTCACCGTCACAGATCAGGGAATAGGAGGTGCCAAACGGCCAAACGTATCGTCTGGAAGTTCACTTGGCCTGTTGATTATGAAGGAACGGGCTGAATCGCTTGGGGGCAGGTTAGAGATCGTTAGTTCTTCCCGCAGGGGAACGACAGTAACGGCAGTCATTCCACTTCCGTTCAAATCTGTATAA
- a CDS encoding VOC family protein, translating to MMIEELEIYTARLEDLKHFYRDTLGMEVSNVTDQGFDLQVGLTRTIFKQCETEQEPFYHVAWMIPTNQFKQAKQWAVSRVVLSKEEERDETYSTLWNSHSLYFEDPAGNIIELIAHHRIPNERDHLFSVKDIVQVCEIGLVTEDVLSTVNELEQIGLTRWGEVSETFAPVGDVHGLFIVVKKDRTWFFSKQKAQIYPMEISIRDVGKLRIG from the coding sequence ATGATGATTGAAGAATTAGAGATATATACAGCACGGCTGGAGGACCTCAAGCATTTTTATCGGGATACGTTGGGCATGGAGGTGTCCAACGTGACCGATCAGGGCTTCGACCTGCAGGTTGGATTAACCAGAACGATATTTAAACAGTGTGAGACGGAGCAAGAACCTTTTTATCATGTTGCCTGGATGATTCCGACGAATCAGTTCAAGCAAGCCAAGCAGTGGGCTGTATCCCGTGTTGTTTTAAGCAAGGAAGAGGAGCGGGACGAGACGTACTCTACTCTGTGGAACTCTCATTCTCTCTATTTTGAAGATCCGGCTGGCAATATTATCGAGCTGATTGCTCATCATCGTATTCCGAACGAGCGTGATCATCTTTTCTCTGTGAAAGATATTGTACAAGTGTGTGAGATTGGACTGGTGACGGAAGATGTTCTGTCTACGGTGAATGAGCTTGAGCAGATTGGACTCACGCGTTGGGGTGAGGTTAGTGAGACCTTTGCTCCGGTAGGAGATGTACATGGTTTATTTATTGTGGTGAAGAAGGATCGGACATGGTTTTTCTCTAAGCAAAAAGCACAGATCTATCCGATGGAAATCTCCATTCGTGACGTGGGCAAGCTTCGAATAGGCTAA